Proteins encoded by one window of Micromonospora coxensis:
- a CDS encoding phosphatidylinositol-specific phospholipase C domain-containing protein has translation MRGIRTLTALTSTAVLAAVLTGQPASAAVDPQTRVSGTTAVGTHNAYEKGTYTYLAQALDARPGLIELDVWPDVFTRQWRVSHSNPFGNDNNCVAATSAAQLYTGTRNKNLEHCLDDIRLWLGAHPDAGPIQLKLELKTGFSSRTGQGPAQLDALLAARLGSRVFRPADLKGGYPTLDAAARADAWPSRQQLAGKVIVELIPGTVEEGNPTDTLWTDVEYAQHLRTLAAAGTLERAQAFPAVHRAQAGDPRTRYADTGLRPWFVLFDGDAGAYVTGGIDTSWYGANHYLLVMTDAQNVAPAVPAGDVEAARARVAQLAAAHASIASADWATMPAVVGTVLPRG, from the coding sequence ATGCGCGGAATCCGTACCCTGACCGCCCTCACCTCGACCGCGGTGCTCGCGGCGGTGCTCACCGGACAACCCGCCTCCGCCGCCGTGGACCCGCAGACCCGCGTCTCCGGGACCACCGCCGTCGGCACCCACAACGCGTACGAGAAGGGCACGTACACCTACCTGGCGCAGGCGCTCGACGCCCGGCCCGGCCTGATCGAGCTGGACGTCTGGCCGGACGTGTTCACCCGGCAGTGGCGGGTCAGCCACTCCAACCCGTTCGGCAACGACAACAACTGCGTCGCCGCCACCAGCGCCGCCCAGCTCTACACCGGCACCCGCAACAAGAACCTGGAGCACTGCCTGGACGACATCCGGCTCTGGCTCGGCGCCCACCCCGACGCCGGCCCGATCCAGCTCAAGCTGGAACTGAAGACCGGCTTCAGCTCCCGTACCGGGCAGGGACCGGCCCAGCTCGACGCGTTGCTCGCCGCCCGGCTCGGCAGCCGGGTCTTCCGTCCGGCCGACCTGAAGGGCGGGTACCCGACGCTCGACGCCGCCGCCCGGGCCGACGCCTGGCCGAGCCGGCAGCAGCTCGCCGGCAAGGTGATCGTCGAGTTGATCCCGGGCACGGTCGAGGAGGGCAACCCGACCGACACCCTCTGGACCGACGTCGAGTATGCCCAGCACCTGCGCACGCTCGCCGCGGCCGGCACGTTGGAGCGGGCGCAGGCGTTCCCCGCCGTGCACCGGGCCCAGGCCGGCGACCCCCGCACCCGGTACGCCGACACCGGCCTGCGCCCCTGGTTCGTCCTCTTCGACGGCGACGCGGGCGCGTACGTCACCGGCGGGATCGACACCTCCTGGTACGGCGCCAACCACTACCTGCTGGTGATGACCGACGCGCAGAACGTCGCCCCGGCCGTGCCGGCGGGTGACGTCGAGGCCGCCCGGGCCCGGGTCGCCCAGCTCGCCGCCGCCCACGCCAGCATCGCCTCCGCGGACTGGGCCACCATGCCCGCCGTCGTCGGCACGGTCCTGCCCCGGGGCTGA
- a CDS encoding thioredoxin domain-containing protein, with protein sequence MNRLADATSPYLLQHKDNPVDWWPWCAEAFEEAKRRDVPVLISVGYAACHWCHVMAHESFEDENVGALVNDDFVAIKVDREERPDVDAVYMTATQAMTGQGGWPMTVFATPDGTPFFCGTYFPKPNFVRLLQSVDTAWRDQREAVLQQGAAVVQAIGGAQAVGGPTAPLTAELLDAAADQLAREYDETNGGFGGAPKFPPHMNLLFLLRHHRRTGSARSLEIARHTGEAMARGGIHDQLAGGFARYSVDGHWTVPHFEKMLYDNALLLRFYTDLWRLTGDRTARRVARDTARFLADELHRPGEGFASALDADTEGVEGLTYAWTPAQLVEALGDEDGRWAADLFEVTADGTFEHGMSVLRLARDVDDADPEIRARWQDVVGRLLAARDTRPQPARDDKVVAAWNGLAITAIAEFLRVAAGYASREDEDANLMEGVTIVADGAMRDAAEHLATVHIVDGRLRRASRDKVVGEPAGVLEDYGCVAEAFCAMHQLTGEGRWLELAGALLDTALARFAAPDGGFYDTADDAERLVTRPADPTDNATPSGRSAIVAALVAYSALSGESRYREAAEKALATVAPIVGRHARFTGYAATVGEALLSGPYEIAVVTDDPEGDPLVAAAVRHAPPGAVVVAGRPDQPGAPLLADRPLVDGQPTAYVCRGFVCQRPVTSVDDLVAQLA encoded by the coding sequence GTGAACCGACTCGCGGACGCCACCTCGCCGTACCTGCTCCAGCACAAGGACAACCCGGTCGACTGGTGGCCCTGGTGCGCCGAGGCGTTCGAGGAGGCGAAGCGGCGGGACGTCCCGGTGCTGATCTCCGTCGGCTACGCGGCCTGCCACTGGTGCCACGTGATGGCGCACGAGTCGTTCGAGGACGAGAACGTCGGCGCGCTGGTCAACGACGACTTCGTGGCGATCAAGGTGGACCGTGAGGAGCGGCCGGACGTCGACGCCGTCTACATGACCGCCACCCAGGCGATGACCGGGCAGGGCGGCTGGCCGATGACGGTCTTTGCCACGCCCGACGGCACCCCGTTCTTCTGCGGCACCTACTTCCCGAAGCCGAACTTCGTCCGGCTGCTCCAGTCGGTCGACACCGCCTGGCGCGACCAGCGCGAGGCGGTGCTCCAGCAGGGTGCCGCCGTGGTCCAGGCGATCGGCGGGGCCCAGGCCGTGGGCGGCCCCACCGCCCCGCTCACCGCCGAACTGCTCGACGCCGCCGCCGACCAGCTCGCCCGCGAGTACGACGAGACGAACGGCGGCTTCGGCGGCGCACCGAAGTTCCCGCCGCACATGAACCTGCTGTTCCTGCTGCGGCACCACCGGCGTACCGGATCGGCGCGCAGCCTGGAGATCGCCCGGCACACCGGCGAGGCGATGGCCCGAGGCGGCATCCACGACCAGCTCGCCGGCGGCTTCGCGCGCTACTCGGTGGACGGGCACTGGACCGTGCCGCACTTCGAGAAGATGCTCTACGACAACGCCCTGCTGCTGCGCTTCTACACCGACCTGTGGCGGCTCACCGGCGACCGGACGGCCCGCCGGGTCGCCCGGGACACCGCCCGCTTCCTCGCCGACGAGCTGCACCGGCCGGGGGAGGGGTTCGCCTCGGCGCTGGACGCCGACACCGAGGGCGTCGAGGGTCTCACCTACGCCTGGACGCCGGCCCAACTCGTCGAGGCGCTCGGCGACGAGGACGGCCGCTGGGCCGCCGACCTGTTCGAGGTCACGGCGGACGGCACCTTCGAACACGGCATGAGCGTCCTGCGGCTGGCCCGCGACGTCGACGACGCCGACCCGGAGATCCGGGCCCGCTGGCAGGACGTCGTCGGCCGGCTGCTGGCCGCCCGGGACACCCGCCCACAGCCGGCCCGCGACGACAAGGTGGTGGCCGCCTGGAACGGCCTGGCGATCACTGCCATCGCCGAGTTCCTCCGGGTCGCCGCCGGGTACGCCTCCCGCGAGGACGAGGACGCGAACCTGATGGAGGGCGTCACCATCGTCGCCGACGGGGCGATGCGGGACGCCGCCGAACACCTGGCCACCGTGCACATCGTGGACGGGCGGCTGCGTCGCGCGTCGCGCGACAAGGTGGTCGGCGAGCCGGCGGGCGTGCTGGAGGACTACGGCTGCGTCGCCGAGGCATTCTGCGCCATGCACCAGCTCACCGGCGAGGGGCGCTGGCTGGAGCTGGCCGGCGCCCTGCTCGACACCGCCCTGGCCCGCTTCGCCGCCCCCGACGGCGGCTTCTACGACACCGCCGACGACGCCGAGCGGCTGGTCACCCGCCCGGCCGACCCGACCGACAACGCCACCCCGTCCGGCCGCTCGGCGATCGTGGCGGCGCTGGTGGCGTACTCCGCGTTGAGCGGGGAGAGCCGGTACCGGGAGGCGGCCGAGAAGGCGCTCGCCACCGTCGCGCCGATCGTCGGGCGGCACGCCCGGTTCACCGGCTACGCGGCGACCGTGGGGGAGGCGCTGCTCTCCGGGCCGTACGAGATCGCGGTGGTCACCGACGACCCGGAGGGGGACCCGCTGGTCGCCGCCGCGGTGCGGCACGCCCCGCCCGGCGCGGTGGTGGTGGCCGGTCGCCCCGACCAGCCCGGGGCGCCGCTGCTCGCGGACCGGCCGCTGGTCGACGGCCAGCCCACCGCGTACGTCTGCCGGGGTTTCGTCTGCCAGCGGCCGGTGACCTCGGTCGACGACCTGGTCGCCCAGCTCGCCTGA
- a CDS encoding pyridoxine/pyridoxamine 5'-phosphate oxidase, which produces MTTRDMLRGLPVLAHEMPSFDPTDVPDAPVPLFAAWFATAVTAGVDEPHAMTVSTVDADGFPDARVLILKDLDDDGWAFATSATSAKGRQLAGNPRVALTFHWRELGQQVRVRGFARPADPAASRQDFLARPFGSRVATLTGRQSEPLADRAALDIAFARSRALIGADPDLVAESHTVYRVRPETVEFWQADRERRHVRLRYRRTPDGWDRELLWP; this is translated from the coding sequence ATGACGACCCGTGACATGCTGCGCGGGCTCCCGGTGCTGGCGCACGAGATGCCCTCCTTCGACCCCACCGACGTGCCGGACGCCCCGGTGCCCCTCTTCGCCGCCTGGTTCGCCACCGCGGTCACCGCCGGGGTGGACGAGCCGCACGCGATGACCGTCTCGACGGTGGACGCCGACGGCTTCCCCGACGCCCGGGTGCTGATCCTCAAGGACCTCGACGACGACGGCTGGGCCTTCGCCACCAGCGCCACCAGCGCCAAGGGCCGGCAGCTCGCCGGCAACCCCCGCGTCGCGCTGACCTTCCACTGGCGGGAGCTGGGCCAGCAGGTACGGGTACGCGGATTCGCCCGGCCGGCCGACCCGGCGGCTTCCCGGCAGGACTTCCTGGCCCGCCCGTTCGGTTCCCGGGTCGCCACCCTCACCGGCCGGCAGAGCGAGCCGCTCGCCGACCGGGCCGCCCTCGACATCGCCTTCGCCCGCAGCCGCGCCCTGATCGGGGCCGACCCGGACCTCGTCGCCGAGTCCCACACCGTCTACCGGGTCCGCCCCGAGACCGTCGAGTTCTGGCAGGCCGACCGGGAGCGCCGGCACGTCCGGCTCCGCTACCGCCGGACCCCGGACGGCTGGGACCGCGAGCTGCTCTGGCCGTGA
- a CDS encoding 5-(carboxyamino)imidazole ribonucleotide synthase: MDSRTGLPVVGMVGGGQLARMTHQAAIALGQSLRVLALAPDDGAALVAADVQYGDHTDLAALRTFAKGCDVVTFDHEHVPTEHIRTLADEGVKLFPPADALLHAQDKRVMRERLTALGAPNPAWRPVTTPAELVAFGEERGWPVVLKAARGGYDGRGVWMVADAGQAAELAATLLAGGTSLLVEERVVLRRELAVQVARSPFGQVAAYPVVETVQRDGICVEVLAPAPDLPEEVAVAAQQLAIDLATALGVVGMLAVELFETPTGLVVNELAMRPHNSGHWTIEGARTSQFEQHLRAVLDYPMGDTSLTAPVVVMANVLGGEPGGISIDERLHHLFAAEPGAKVHLYGKQVRPGRKIGHVTVLGDDLDDVRARAARAARWLREGHE, from the coding sequence ATGGATTCCCGTACCGGTCTGCCTGTCGTCGGCATGGTGGGCGGGGGCCAGCTGGCCCGGATGACCCACCAGGCCGCGATCGCCCTCGGCCAGTCGCTGCGCGTGCTGGCGCTCGCCCCTGACGACGGCGCCGCCCTGGTCGCCGCCGACGTCCAGTACGGCGACCACACCGACCTCGCCGCGCTGCGCACCTTCGCCAAGGGCTGCGACGTGGTCACCTTCGACCACGAGCACGTCCCCACCGAGCACATCCGCACCCTGGCCGACGAGGGGGTGAAGCTCTTCCCGCCGGCGGACGCCCTGCTGCACGCCCAGGACAAGCGGGTCATGCGGGAGCGCCTCACCGCCCTGGGCGCGCCGAACCCGGCCTGGCGTCCGGTCACCACGCCGGCCGAACTGGTCGCCTTCGGTGAGGAGCGGGGCTGGCCGGTGGTGCTCAAGGCGGCCCGGGGCGGGTACGACGGCCGGGGCGTCTGGATGGTCGCCGACGCCGGTCAGGCCGCCGAGCTGGCCGCCACCCTGCTCGCCGGGGGCACCTCGCTGCTGGTCGAGGAGCGGGTGGTGCTGCGCCGGGAACTGGCCGTGCAGGTGGCCCGCTCGCCGTTCGGGCAGGTCGCCGCGTACCCGGTGGTGGAGACCGTGCAACGGGACGGGATCTGCGTGGAGGTGCTCGCCCCCGCCCCCGACCTGCCGGAGGAGGTGGCCGTCGCCGCCCAGCAGCTCGCCATCGACCTGGCCACCGCGCTCGGCGTGGTCGGCATGCTGGCGGTCGAGCTGTTCGAGACGCCCACCGGGCTGGTGGTGAACGAGCTGGCCATGCGCCCGCACAACTCCGGGCACTGGACCATCGAGGGGGCCCGCACCTCGCAGTTCGAGCAGCACCTGCGGGCCGTGCTCGATTACCCGATGGGGGACACCTCGCTCACCGCGCCGGTCGTCGTGATGGCGAACGTGCTCGGCGGCGAGCCGGGCGGGATCTCCATCGACGAGCGGCTGCACCACCTCTTCGCCGCCGAGCCGGGCGCCAAGGTGCACCTGTACGGCAAGCAGGTGCGACCCGGCCGCAAGATCGGGCACGTCACCGTGCTCGGCGACGACCTGGACGACGTACGGGCCCGGGCCGCGCGAGCCGCCCGCTGGCTGCGCGAGGGACACGAGTGA
- the purE gene encoding 5-(carboxyamino)imidazole ribonucleotide mutase translates to MSTVGLIMGSDSDWPTMKAAAEALDEFGVPYEVGVVSAHRTPVKMIEYGRSAADRGLKVIIAGAGGAAHLPGMVASVTPLPVIGVPVPLKHLDGMDSLLSIVQMPAGIPVATVSIGNARNAGLLAVRILAASDPALLKRVADFQAALEEMVAEKDAALRASLD, encoded by the coding sequence GTGAGCACCGTCGGACTGATCATGGGCAGCGACTCGGACTGGCCGACCATGAAGGCCGCCGCCGAGGCGCTGGACGAGTTCGGCGTGCCGTACGAGGTCGGCGTCGTCTCCGCCCACCGCACCCCGGTCAAGATGATCGAGTACGGCCGGTCCGCCGCCGACCGGGGTCTGAAGGTGATCATCGCGGGGGCGGGTGGGGCCGCCCACCTGCCCGGCATGGTCGCCTCGGTCACCCCGCTGCCGGTGATCGGCGTGCCGGTGCCGCTCAAGCACCTGGACGGAATGGACTCGCTGCTCTCCATCGTGCAGATGCCGGCCGGCATCCCGGTGGCCACGGTCTCCATCGGCAACGCCCGTAACGCCGGCCTGCTCGCCGTGCGGATCCTGGCCGCGAGCGACCCGGCGCTGCTCAAGCGGGTGGCCGACTTCCAGGCCGCCCTGGAGGAGATGGTGGCGGAAAAGGACGCCGCCCTGCGCGCCTCCCTCGACTGA
- a CDS encoding zinc ribbon domain-containing protein, which yields MENFQCSSCGRQFTPAAHCPHCGAEQPRWREHLAEIERSIAELKARDAAIAAEQRQIAAKMQAALFQRDILAHAGEERVKQATRPRRVLRRKPGRRPPTAATGAPPRVPRQGAGPAGPDEPPPPPRATATWLDADDPEHPPEASSREVQNIPLGLGALLLAVAAVVFAAVATSSMDALARLGILLVATVLLLLAPPVLARRGLTSTAETIATVGLLLVPLAGYALWAVDRIGNGGASGAVFSGVIFAVTAGVALAYAKGTGLRAPRFAAVLAAQPVVPLLAYDRVTGPGGWALVLTVVAVLDLWLARSGLLRERPVRDDLPPAGPAAPTTPVPPRQRTSGETRPETAPEETGEVVGEAAATAPPEASRPVPWLPQLTWLLHGAAAALALAYGVTALLRASTVPAAVVAGAALLLAAAVTLAGTLVLRRPPLPDVGAGIFTLAVIGALGRIASVAFPGRALLLIAAVITLTGLAVRAVPEAARRGPQFASAAALTVSGVVVAGGALRAGLAPVRAALPAWSADLDRFPAELAAAVGPAAWQLAASALLLTVAAVLALPPEIRREFAVVGAGLTALAVPASLGLGWAAAPWPMVLAAVAIGLLGLSAGTERAALAHAVTATVVGIIGAGAALSRPALTAAALTVLMLAGVLVALAPRVRITPAVADTLSGWAAGGAAFALPGAVAAFVAATEPAGPAPTPAVLRELTVPILAASFLAVCVTLGYAAMVQVSQRHVPLPHAIGTGLGALAVVGAAFFAPGRTAADAWVGGLLLVATLLLLFAPRIDASRRSDATLDSSDLAAAAVTAALIATLARIAAVISPGGQLVVAAALVLVVAVAARAMPEEWRRGPVAGIAIGGVLIGLIAGWSALRGGWGVLATPGPIWAGDLTGWPAAPTGGSTWQAPVALALLGTAAAILLPPPWKYDVAGAAAALATIGAPAAFDLPWWSPVLVGLAVATVFGTASAATVDPRGALSRAVVAGAVALHAAGAGLVRPWTTALALGGVALIGLVVAGLARTLAPSLVEDVETEGMPPHLVQIGGAAAGAALLALPGAVAALAAEFGHPAQVVLTAALAASSVGLAAVAAVRRQVPQYLPYASAAIVGGATISALAAIFAGLPSGVYAAAAALLGVLAELVRAATVPPVGSAQPVRRWAVLLDGALRRLPDDGTRRRWRVSPAAGALAAAALPTLLALASLAPLLYVALVEPHRMLSRIWQGPPPELLTPPPEAVDGTHVLTALLLTATAALAATGLSGGRRSRAVPVVLPGLAVTLLITPTALGHAWPESTLAALAVFTISMLGLALTPPPSLAERARSLRVARVLVFVIGLAAGGAGLAGSLGARGLTLFTLGGAVGVGTVAALFGSTQRARILGWLFASLMAQLFVLTAGLVAGFAAVWSAFGVLAVGAALQVFAATLPRLRRPEAQREAATVEWSGYAAALIALALAFDSPRHIAALLAAWGAVLGVAATRPGRRPVERRILFWSVVACEITAWWILMQVADVALPEAYTLPFAALALLVGVLELRHRPDLSSWVAYGPALVAAFVPTLAIVLATESSMLRQVLLLLGAVAVLIFGSMSQQQAPVIVGATVTAIAAVHALFSLGPWLVLIPVGLVLLVLGASNERRRRAQERLQTALRGMR from the coding sequence GTGGAGAACTTTCAGTGCTCCTCGTGCGGGCGGCAGTTCACGCCGGCCGCCCACTGCCCGCACTGCGGGGCCGAGCAGCCGCGCTGGCGCGAGCACCTGGCCGAGATCGAACGCTCCATCGCGGAACTGAAGGCGCGCGACGCCGCCATCGCCGCCGAGCAGCGGCAGATCGCCGCGAAGATGCAGGCCGCCCTCTTCCAGCGGGACATCCTCGCGCACGCCGGTGAGGAGCGGGTCAAGCAGGCCACCCGTCCCCGGCGGGTGCTGCGCCGCAAGCCGGGCCGCCGCCCGCCGACCGCCGCCACCGGCGCGCCACCCCGGGTGCCCCGCCAGGGCGCCGGGCCCGCCGGCCCCGACGAGCCGCCCCCGCCGCCGCGCGCCACCGCCACCTGGCTGGACGCGGACGACCCGGAGCACCCGCCGGAGGCGTCCTCCCGCGAGGTGCAGAACATCCCGCTCGGGCTCGGCGCGCTGCTGCTCGCCGTGGCCGCCGTGGTCTTCGCCGCCGTCGCCACCAGCTCGATGGACGCGCTGGCCCGACTGGGCATCCTGCTCGTCGCCACCGTGCTGCTCCTGCTCGCCCCACCCGTGCTGGCCCGGCGGGGGCTGACCTCGACCGCCGAGACCATCGCCACGGTCGGCCTGCTGCTGGTGCCGCTCGCCGGGTACGCGCTGTGGGCGGTGGACCGGATCGGCAACGGGGGCGCCTCCGGGGCGGTCTTCTCCGGCGTCATCTTCGCGGTCACCGCCGGCGTCGCCCTCGCCTACGCCAAGGGCACCGGGCTGCGCGCGCCCCGCTTCGCCGCCGTGCTCGCCGCCCAACCCGTGGTGCCACTGCTGGCGTACGACCGGGTCACCGGTCCGGGCGGGTGGGCGCTCGTGCTGACCGTGGTGGCGGTGCTCGACCTCTGGCTGGCCCGTTCCGGGCTGCTGCGGGAACGCCCGGTCCGCGACGACCTGCCGCCGGCCGGCCCGGCCGCCCCGACCACGCCGGTCCCGCCCCGGCAGCGCACCTCCGGCGAGACCCGCCCCGAGACGGCCCCCGAGGAGACCGGCGAGGTGGTCGGCGAGGCAGCCGCCACCGCGCCGCCGGAGGCGTCCCGGCCGGTGCCGTGGCTGCCCCAACTGACCTGGCTGCTGCACGGCGCCGCGGCGGCACTCGCCCTGGCGTACGGGGTCACCGCGCTGCTGCGGGCGAGCACCGTGCCGGCGGCCGTGGTGGCCGGTGCGGCGCTGCTGCTGGCGGCGGCGGTGACCCTGGCCGGCACCCTGGTGCTGCGCCGGCCACCGCTGCCCGACGTCGGCGCCGGCATCTTCACCCTGGCCGTGATCGGGGCGCTGGGCCGGATCGCCTCGGTCGCCTTCCCCGGCCGCGCGCTGCTGCTGATCGCCGCCGTCATCACGCTCACCGGACTGGCCGTCCGGGCCGTACCGGAGGCGGCCCGGCGCGGGCCGCAGTTCGCCTCGGCGGCGGCGCTGACGGTCAGCGGCGTGGTGGTGGCCGGGGGCGCGCTGCGCGCCGGCCTGGCCCCGGTCCGCGCCGCCCTGCCGGCCTGGTCGGCCGACCTGGACCGGTTCCCCGCCGAGCTGGCCGCCGCGGTCGGCCCGGCCGCCTGGCAGCTCGCCGCCAGCGCCCTGCTGCTGACCGTGGCGGCGGTGCTCGCGCTGCCACCGGAGATCCGTCGGGAGTTCGCGGTGGTCGGCGCGGGGCTGACCGCGCTCGCCGTGCCCGCCTCGCTCGGTCTGGGCTGGGCGGCGGCGCCCTGGCCGATGGTGCTCGCCGCCGTGGCCATCGGCCTGCTCGGCCTCTCCGCCGGCACCGAGCGGGCGGCCCTGGCGCACGCCGTCACCGCGACCGTGGTCGGGATCATCGGGGCCGGCGCCGCGCTGAGCCGGCCCGCGCTGACCGCGGCGGCGCTGACCGTGCTCATGCTGGCCGGGGTGCTGGTCGCGCTCGCGCCCCGGGTGCGGATCACCCCGGCGGTCGCCGACACGCTCTCCGGCTGGGCGGCCGGTGGGGCGGCGTTCGCGCTGCCCGGGGCGGTGGCCGCCTTCGTCGCGGCCACCGAGCCGGCCGGCCCCGCGCCCACCCCGGCGGTGCTGCGCGAGCTGACCGTCCCGATCCTCGCGGCGAGCTTCCTCGCCGTCTGCGTGACCCTCGGGTACGCGGCGATGGTTCAGGTCTCCCAGCGGCACGTCCCGCTGCCGCACGCGATCGGCACCGGGCTCGGCGCGCTGGCCGTGGTCGGGGCGGCCTTCTTCGCGCCGGGCCGGACCGCCGCCGACGCCTGGGTGGGCGGGCTGCTGCTGGTCGCGACCCTGCTGCTGCTCTTCGCGCCGAGGATCGACGCGTCCCGCCGCTCGGACGCCACCCTGGACAGCTCCGACCTGGCCGCCGCCGCGGTCACTGCGGCGCTGATCGCCACGCTGGCCCGGATCGCCGCGGTGATCTCCCCCGGCGGGCAGCTCGTGGTCGCCGCCGCGCTGGTGCTGGTGGTCGCCGTCGCCGCCCGCGCGATGCCGGAGGAGTGGCGGCGCGGCCCGGTGGCCGGCATCGCCATCGGCGGCGTGCTGATCGGTCTGATCGCGGGCTGGTCGGCGCTGCGCGGCGGCTGGGGGGTGCTGGCCACCCCGGGTCCGATCTGGGCCGGTGACCTGACCGGCTGGCCGGCCGCCCCGACCGGCGGCTCCACCTGGCAGGCCCCGGTCGCGCTGGCGCTGCTCGGCACCGCCGCCGCGATCCTCCTGCCCCCACCCTGGAAGTACGACGTGGCCGGCGCCGCCGCGGCGCTCGCCACCATCGGCGCGCCCGCCGCGTTCGACCTGCCGTGGTGGTCGCCGGTGCTGGTGGGCCTGGCGGTGGCCACCGTCTTCGGGACGGCCTCGGCGGCCACCGTCGATCCGCGCGGGGCGCTGTCCCGGGCCGTCGTGGCCGGTGCCGTCGCGCTGCACGCGGCCGGGGCCGGTCTGGTCCGCCCGTGGACCACCGCGCTGGCGCTGGGCGGCGTCGCGCTCATCGGCCTGGTCGTCGCCGGTCTGGCCCGTACGCTCGCGCCGTCGCTGGTGGAGGACGTCGAGACCGAGGGGATGCCGCCGCACCTGGTGCAGATCGGCGGGGCGGCGGCCGGAGCGGCGCTGCTCGCGCTGCCGGGGGCGGTCGCCGCTCTGGCAGCGGAGTTCGGCCACCCCGCCCAGGTGGTGCTGACCGCCGCGTTGGCCGCCTCCAGCGTCGGGTTGGCGGCGGTGGCGGCGGTCCGCCGCCAGGTGCCGCAGTACCTGCCGTACGCGAGCGCGGCGATCGTCGGCGGCGCGACGATCAGCGCGCTGGCGGCCATCTTCGCCGGCCTGCCCTCCGGGGTGTACGCCGCCGCTGCCGCGCTGCTCGGGGTGCTCGCCGAGCTGGTCCGGGCGGCCACCGTCCCGCCCGTCGGCTCGGCCCAGCCGGTACGCCGCTGGGCGGTGCTGCTGGACGGCGCCCTGCGCCGACTGCCGGACGACGGCACGCGCCGCCGCTGGCGGGTCAGCCCCGCCGCCGGCGCCCTGGCCGCGGCGGCCCTGCCGACCCTGCTGGCGTTGGCCTCGCTGGCCCCGCTGCTCTACGTCGCGCTGGTGGAGCCGCACCGGATGCTCTCCCGGATCTGGCAGGGCCCACCACCGGAGCTGCTCACCCCGCCGCCGGAGGCGGTCGACGGCACACACGTGCTCACCGCGCTGCTGCTCACCGCGACGGCGGCGCTGGCCGCCACCGGCCTCAGCGGCGGGCGGCGCTCGCGGGCCGTACCGGTGGTGCTGCCCGGCCTGGCGGTGACCCTGCTGATCACGCCGACCGCCCTGGGTCACGCCTGGCCGGAGAGCACGCTTGCCGCGCTCGCGGTCTTCACCATCTCGATGCTCGGCCTCGCGCTGACCCCGCCGCCGTCGCTGGCCGAGCGGGCCCGGTCGCTGCGGGTCGCCCGGGTGCTGGTCTTCGTGATCGGTCTGGCCGCCGGTGGCGCCGGGCTGGCCGGCAGCCTCGGCGCCCGGGGGCTGACCCTGTTCACCCTGGGCGGGGCGGTCGGCGTCGGCACGGTGGCGGCGCTCTTCGGCAGCACCCAGCGGGCACGGATCCTGGGCTGGCTCTTCGCCTCGCTGATGGCGCAGCTCTTCGTGCTCACCGCCGGCCTGGTGGCCGGGTTCGCCGCGGTCTGGTCGGCGTTCGGGGTGCTGGCCGTCGGTGCGGCGTTGCAGGTCTTCGCGGCCACCCTGCCCCGGCTGCGCCGCCCCGAGGCGCAGCGTGAGGCGGCCACGGTGGAGTGGAGCGGGTACGCCGCCGCGCTGATCGCCCTGGCGCTGGCCTTCGACTCGCCCCGGCACATCGCCGCCCTGCTCGCCGCCTGGGGCGCCGTGCTCGGGGTGGCGGCGACCCGGCCGGGCCGACGCCCGGTGGAACGGCGCATCCTGTTCTGGTCGGTGGTGGCCTGCGAGATCACCGCCTGGTGGATCCTGATGCAGGTCGCCGACGTGGCGCTGCCCGAGGCGTACACGCTGCCGTTCGCGGCGCTGGCGCTGCTGGTGGGGGTCCTCGAACTGCGGCACCGGCCGGACCTGTCGAGTTGGGTCGCGTACGGGCCGGCGTTGGTCGCCGCGTTCGTGCCGACCCTGGCGATCGTGCTGGCCACCGAGTCCAGCATGCTGCGGCAGGTGCTCCTGCTGCTCGGCGCGGTGGCCGTGCTGATCTTCGGGTCGATGAGCCAGCAGCAGGCGCCGGTGATCGTGGGGGCCACGGTGACCGCGATCGCGGCGGTGCACGCCCTGTTCAGCCTCGGCCCGTGGCTGGTGCTGATCCCGGTCGGGCTGGTGCTGCTGGTGCTCGGCGCGAGCAACGAGCGCCGTCGCCGGGCCCAGGAGCGCCTGCAGACGGCGCTGCGCGGCATGCGATGA